One region of Streptomyces subrutilus genomic DNA includes:
- a CDS encoding poly(A) polymerase, with the protein MRTSEELYHQVRWDPRFDPARFVLGLLQRGAAPKRVPLPSFVPGGDIPWHRVLFVEADGELVWDRATGLDRIDATEAGRVRDPRLLRAPFFTARTPHAWDPSGGGAWRPAPAPAPRGSASGSPATVRLLTWNTLWDRYDGPRIATARRRPLLLADLAAADADVIALQEAEPELLRMLLAADWVRAGYTLGTDPGGRDVAECGLLVLSRLPVREAGLHALGPHKAVTAVTVDTAAGPLVVAATHLTSDHTENGELRRRAELARLAQGLGGVEAPVALLGDFNDGGSGAAGPAAALGMRDAWSDVHGEADGTPTFDPVANPLAAVGSLSGRAARLDRILLKAAGPARVTRAALRGDVPGPDGLFVSDHYGVEATVEFGGGAGVARLEARATARTAVAWLPPDLPEAVHALRREHDPQAGRWPAHVNLLFGFVPESSFEEALPLLAEVAAGTPAFTARLAGVHSFGHREDATVWLDPAADGEAPWQELRRELVRRFPGCQGRAEGYTPHLTLGRSRDPQRAVAESTARLGAGVSARVGELAVLSRRGDGPMRARAVVELGTGRVRWLPEPALPARDTPDAAAAHGVGPHGADPHGADPHGADRHDVDPHGVDRHDVDPQGVGPSAPAAALTARIADALVGGAVWEAGSRRMGCALPDADLDLVAAVPGAPDIAEVRERVVAALPEAVRTREVTGARVPGLRLSAAGLDVDLVVVPTGTLEPARAVARRAELGERAAVALSAVSDADAVREFAGAEHAAFARLAREVKAWARARGLDSAPFGGLPGLAWAVLAARTVRAAADRSPAALLLEFFGTWAAWDWRDPVGLDTAPPGTPVSLPHPDPVPGAPDPVPPAPDPVTVLTPSAPVRSCTAQVGPGLRDLLGRELYRAWELLDADPGAFEAVVAAPPLHRRHAAWAVVTVRASTEREFDAAVGRMRGRMRGLLGALEESGTVDAHAWPHPFTRGPGLARYAVGLGAAAPDAARLAAVAGPWSRGLAGVEVAWAACGEVPDLNRTVDE; encoded by the coding sequence ATGCGGACCAGTGAGGAGCTCTACCACCAGGTCCGCTGGGATCCCCGGTTCGATCCGGCCCGGTTCGTGCTCGGGCTGCTCCAGCGCGGAGCCGCCCCGAAGCGCGTGCCGCTGCCGTCCTTCGTGCCCGGCGGGGACATCCCCTGGCACCGCGTGCTGTTCGTCGAGGCGGACGGCGAGCTGGTGTGGGACCGGGCCACGGGACTGGACCGGATCGACGCCACCGAGGCGGGGCGGGTGCGCGATCCGCGCCTGCTGCGGGCGCCGTTCTTCACCGCCCGGACCCCGCACGCCTGGGATCCCTCGGGCGGCGGCGCCTGGCGCCCGGCGCCCGCGCCCGCCCCGCGCGGCAGTGCGTCCGGGTCCCCCGCGACGGTGCGGCTGCTGACCTGGAACACCCTCTGGGACCGGTACGACGGCCCGCGGATCGCCACCGCGCGGCGCAGGCCGCTGCTGCTGGCCGATCTGGCGGCCGCCGATGCCGATGTCATCGCGCTCCAGGAGGCCGAACCCGAGCTGCTGCGAATGCTGCTGGCGGCGGACTGGGTGCGGGCCGGGTACACGCTCGGCACGGATCCGGGCGGCCGGGACGTCGCCGAGTGCGGGCTGCTGGTGCTGAGCCGCCTTCCGGTGCGGGAGGCGGGGCTGCACGCGCTCGGCCCGCACAAGGCGGTCACCGCGGTGACGGTGGACACCGCGGCCGGCCCTCTCGTCGTCGCCGCGACCCATCTGACCAGCGATCACACCGAGAACGGGGAGCTCCGCCGCCGGGCGGAGCTGGCCCGGCTCGCCCAGGGTCTGGGCGGGGTGGAAGCGCCCGTGGCCCTGCTCGGTGACTTCAACGACGGCGGCTCGGGAGCCGCGGGGCCGGCGGCCGCGCTGGGCATGCGGGACGCGTGGAGCGACGTACACGGGGAGGCGGACGGCACCCCCACCTTCGATCCGGTGGCCAATCCGCTGGCCGCGGTGGGCTCGCTGTCGGGGCGGGCGGCGCGGCTGGACCGGATCCTGCTGAAGGCCGCCGGGCCGGCGCGGGTGACGCGGGCGGCGCTGCGCGGCGACGTGCCGGGCCCGGACGGGCTGTTCGTCTCGGACCACTACGGCGTGGAGGCGACGGTGGAGTTCGGGGGCGGAGCCGGCGTCGCGCGGCTCGAGGCGCGGGCGACGGCGCGTACGGCCGTGGCCTGGCTGCCGCCCGACCTGCCGGAGGCGGTGCACGCGCTGCGGCGGGAGCACGATCCCCAGGCCGGCCGCTGGCCCGCACACGTCAACCTGCTCTTCGGCTTCGTCCCCGAGTCCTCGTTCGAGGAGGCCCTGCCGCTGCTGGCCGAGGTGGCGGCGGGAACGCCGGCGTTCACCGCCCGGCTGGCCGGGGTGCACAGCTTCGGGCACCGCGAGGACGCGACCGTCTGGCTGGATCCGGCGGCGGACGGTGAAGCGCCGTGGCAGGAGCTGCGGCGGGAACTGGTGCGCCGGTTCCCGGGATGCCAGGGGCGCGCCGAGGGCTACACCCCGCACCTGACGCTGGGCCGCAGCCGCGATCCGCAGCGGGCGGTCGCGGAGTCCACCGCCCGGCTCGGCGCCGGAGTGTCCGCGCGGGTCGGGGAGCTGGCCGTGCTCTCGCGGCGCGGGGACGGGCCGATGCGGGCGCGGGCGGTCGTGGAACTGGGCACGGGCCGCGTCCGGTGGCTGCCGGAGCCCGCGCTGCCGGCACGGGACACCCCGGACGCCGCGGCCGCACACGGCGTCGGACCGCACGGCGCCGACCCGCACGGCGCCGACCCGCACGGCGCCGACCGGCACGACGTCGACCCGCACGGCGTCGACCGGCACGACGTCGACCCGCAGGGCGTCGGACCCTCCGCCCCGGCCGCCGCGCTCACCGCCCGGATCGCGGACGCGCTGGTCGGCGGGGCGGTGTGGGAGGCCGGATCGCGACGCATGGGGTGTGCGCTGCCCGACGCCGACCTGGACCTGGTGGCGGCGGTCCCGGGCGCCCCGGACATCGCGGAGGTACGGGAGCGGGTCGTGGCGGCGCTGCCCGAGGCGGTGCGGACGCGCGAGGTGACGGGCGCCCGGGTGCCGGGGCTGCGGCTGAGCGCGGCGGGACTGGACGTGGACCTGGTGGTCGTCCCCACCGGCACGCTGGAGCCCGCGCGGGCGGTGGCACGCCGGGCGGAACTGGGCGAGCGGGCCGCTGTCGCGCTGAGCGCGGTGAGCGACGCCGATGCGGTACGGGAGTTCGCGGGCGCGGAGCATGCCGCCTTCGCCCGGCTGGCGCGGGAGGTCAAGGCCTGGGCCCGGGCCCGCGGGCTGGACTCGGCGCCGTTCGGCGGACTGCCCGGGCTGGCCTGGGCGGTCCTGGCCGCCCGCACGGTCCGCGCCGCCGCCGACCGTTCCCCCGCGGCCCTGCTGCTCGAGTTCTTCGGGACCTGGGCGGCCTGGGACTGGCGGGACCCGGTCGGCCTCGACACCGCACCGCCCGGGACGCCGGTGTCGCTGCCGCATCCCGACCCCGTACCGGGGGCGCCGGACCCCGTACCGCCGGCGCCGGATCCGGTGACCGTGCTCACCCCCTCCGCCCCGGTCCGCAGCTGCACGGCCCAGGTCGGCCCCGGCCTGCGCGATCTGCTGGGGCGGGAGCTGTACCGGGCCTGGGAACTGCTCGACGCCGACCCCGGCGCCTTCGAGGCCGTCGTGGCGGCCCCGCCGCTGCACCGCCGGCACGCCGCGTGGGCGGTGGTCACCGTACGGGCCTCCACGGAGCGGGAGTTCGACGCGGCCGTGGGCCGGATGCGCGGCCGGATGCGGGGGCTGCTGGGCGCGCTGGAGGAGTCGGGCACCGTGGACGCACACGCCTGGCCGCACCCGTTCACGAGGGGCCCGGGCCTGGCCCGGTACGCGGTCGGGCTCGGCGCGGCCGCGCCCGACGCGGCGCGGCTCGCGGCCGTGGCCGGGCCGTGGTCGAGGGGCCTGGCGGGCGTGGAAGTGGCCTGGGCTGCCTGCGGTGAGGTGCCGGACCTGAACCGGACCGTCGACGAGTAA
- a CDS encoding DUF418 domain-containing protein → MSARGEAAAGNPGPRKARSGNAGPGAAVPANAGAATAGSGNAGAAKAGPANAGAANAGSGRLAGVDAVRGLAVLGMFAVHVGPSPQPEGAGYVIVAADGRAPALFTLLAGFSLVLAQRGLDPAARPAGWAGRYRPLLIRCALMAVLGLFLASLWPGILVILAFFAVYFLAAEPFTRLSTPVLTAVAGVSVVAGPLLSYLLGPVFGYEASGRGLVPEAADLTSWSGLGTVLCELLLTGAYPLATYFPYILVGMALARVCDVRERATALRMAVWGTAAAAAGYGSAWLATHVFGARERLLASIAVHHPDALAAADPVREVLRRQYGAVPSTSWDWLLVADPYSQTPPETLGNAGVGCALIGLCAFAARHRLGARLLRPFTVLGAMALSAYVIHALVLAGPAHGASSWSAWLAFSAAALALTWAWQRAYADTPLRRGPLEHALRLATRPGRRRPAAG, encoded by the coding sequence GTGAGCGCCCGGGGGGAGGCGGCCGCGGGGAACCCGGGGCCGCGGAAGGCCCGTTCGGGGAACGCGGGCCCGGGGGCGGCCGTTCCGGCGAACGCGGGGGCGGCGACGGCCGGTTCGGGGAACGCCGGGGCGGCCAAGGCCGGGCCGGCCAACGCCGGGGCGGCCAACGCCGGTTCCGGCAGGCTGGCCGGGGTCGACGCCGTGCGGGGGCTCGCCGTCCTCGGCATGTTCGCCGTGCACGTCGGCCCCAGCCCGCAACCCGAAGGCGCCGGTTACGTGATCGTCGCGGCCGACGGCCGCGCCCCGGCGCTCTTCACGCTCCTCGCCGGCTTCTCGCTGGTCCTCGCCCAGCGCGGGCTCGATCCGGCGGCCCGGCCCGCCGGCTGGGCCGGGCGCTACCGTCCGCTGCTGATCCGCTGCGCCCTCATGGCCGTGCTCGGCCTGTTCCTCGCCTCGCTGTGGCCCGGCATCCTGGTCATCCTGGCCTTCTTCGCCGTGTACTTCCTCGCCGCCGAACCCTTCACCCGGCTCTCCACCCCGGTGCTCACGGCCGTCGCGGGGGTCTCGGTGGTGGCGGGTCCGCTGCTGTCCTACCTGCTGGGCCCGGTGTTCGGGTACGAGGCCTCCGGGCGGGGCCTGGTCCCCGAGGCAGCCGATCTGACCAGCTGGTCCGGGCTCGGCACGGTGCTGTGCGAGCTGCTGCTCACCGGCGCGTATCCGCTGGCGACCTACTTCCCGTACATCCTGGTGGGGATGGCGCTCGCCCGCGTGTGCGACGTCCGGGAGCGGGCGACGGCCCTGCGCATGGCGGTGTGGGGCACGGCGGCGGCCGCCGCGGGCTACGGCTCCGCCTGGCTCGCCACCCACGTGTTCGGCGCCCGCGAGCGGCTCCTGGCCTCGATCGCCGTGCACCACCCGGACGCCCTGGCCGCCGCCGACCCGGTGCGCGAGGTGCTGCGCCGGCAGTACGGCGCCGTACCCAGCACCTCCTGGGACTGGCTCCTCGTCGCGGATCCGTACAGCCAGACCCCGCCGGAGACGCTCGGCAACGCGGGCGTGGGCTGCGCGCTCATCGGCCTGTGCGCGTTCGCCGCCCGACACCGGCTGGGCGCCCGCCTGTTGCGGCCGTTCACGGTACTGGGCGCCATGGCACTGAGCGCGTACGTGATCCACGCCCTGGTCCTGGCCGGCCCGGCCCACGGCGCGTCGTCCTGGTCCGCCTGGCTGGCCTTCAGCGCCGCCGCCCTCGCCCTGACCTGGGCGTGGCAACGCGCGTACGCCGACACCCCCCTGCGCCGCGGCCCCCTGGAACACGCCCTCCGGCTGGCGACCCGGCCCGGCCGCCGGCGCCCCGCGGCCGGCTGA
- a CDS encoding SRPBCC family protein yields the protein MSDSAITYTLYIQADPDRVWQALTEPAFTRRYWGLSFETDWAVGSPMDWVERGARTSDPEQVVLDCVPDRLLSYTWHTFSPQWAASVGIDEELRAQLARERRTKVTYEIEPVGDTLARLTILHEGFEPGGTLIGMCGRAWPMLASSLKTLLETGAPLPEPEEEPRETDGT from the coding sequence ATGAGCGACAGCGCGATCACCTACACCCTGTACATCCAGGCCGACCCCGACCGGGTCTGGCAGGCCCTCACCGAGCCCGCCTTCACCCGCCGGTACTGGGGCCTGAGCTTCGAGACCGACTGGGCCGTGGGCTCGCCGATGGACTGGGTCGAGCGGGGGGCCCGTACCAGCGACCCCGAGCAGGTGGTCCTGGACTGCGTCCCGGACCGCCTGCTGTCCTACACCTGGCACACCTTCTCCCCGCAGTGGGCGGCCTCGGTCGGGATCGACGAGGAGCTGCGGGCCCAACTGGCCCGGGAGCGGCGCACGAAGGTGACGTACGAGATCGAGCCGGTCGGCGACACGCTCGCGCGGCTGACCATCCTGCACGAGGGCTTCGAGCCCGGTGGCACCCTGATCGGCATGTGCGGGCGGGCCTGGCCGATGCTCGCCTCCAGCCTCAAGACCCTCCTGGAGACCGGCGCCCCGCTCCCCGAGCCGGAGGAGGAGCCCCGCGAGACCGACGGCACCTGA
- a CDS encoding RNA ligase family protein, with protein sequence MRTHYPRTPHLPWSPGVAADDVRVAGPGAFAGLAGREVVVTEKLDGENTTLYADGLHARSLDSAHHPSRAWVKGLQGRIAARIPAGRRVCGENLYARHSLGYEDLDSWFYGFSVWDGERCLDWDATVRFLRELGVPTPPVLWRGTFDERALRKLKLDTTRQEGYVVRTVDGFAYEDFGRCVAKWVRGGHVRTGTHWMFAPVVANGLGTAAPLWAVRSGAGAGATELLAAAGVTGGESLAGGDLAGQAAEDEVCDEVTARMDALGRTGEGRLAGVLAAVLHRAPRARIAARLSAGPLGMGLARRVSDLVGLYPYLQRPFPDAERRAGLVRMAVAADPGVLHALAAVTAGDAQARECVEWSLLYAEEAGLLGPDPLGPLRADLRERLAGLGPDAADRCWAEARRAFAQGRITTAEEAVAATWRWREGTFPRLVQLCGPSGSGKSTFGRALPGVDACVSLDDLRAARGSRADQRANAEVLSEGLDRLDAALARGGTVVWDATSLTDQQRGLAGSVARRHDALVTHAVVLVDEEELRRRNAVRPHPVPSEVLESQLHRFSPPYPGQAHRTWYIGAGGTVEDTAGTLAAPGGEL encoded by the coding sequence ATGCGCACGCACTACCCCCGTACGCCCCACCTGCCCTGGTCGCCCGGGGTCGCGGCGGACGACGTCCGGGTGGCCGGGCCGGGGGCGTTCGCGGGGCTGGCCGGGCGTGAGGTCGTGGTGACCGAGAAGCTCGACGGGGAGAACACCACCCTGTACGCGGACGGCCTGCACGCGCGTTCCCTCGACTCGGCGCACCACCCCTCCCGGGCCTGGGTCAAGGGCCTCCAGGGCCGGATCGCCGCGCGGATCCCGGCCGGACGGCGGGTGTGCGGGGAGAACCTGTACGCCCGGCACTCGCTCGGCTACGAGGACCTCGACAGCTGGTTCTACGGGTTCTCGGTGTGGGACGGGGAGCGCTGTCTGGACTGGGACGCGACGGTGCGGTTCCTGCGGGAGCTCGGCGTGCCCACCCCGCCCGTGCTGTGGCGGGGCACCTTCGACGAGCGGGCCCTGCGCAAACTGAAGCTCGACACCACGCGCCAAGAGGGGTACGTCGTACGGACGGTGGACGGTTTCGCCTACGAGGACTTCGGCAGGTGCGTCGCCAAGTGGGTGCGCGGCGGACACGTACGGACCGGCACACACTGGATGTTCGCGCCGGTGGTGGCGAACGGGCTCGGTACGGCGGCCCCGTTGTGGGCGGTCCGGTCGGGGGCCGGGGCCGGCGCGACGGAGCTGCTGGCGGCGGCCGGGGTGACCGGTGGCGAGAGCCTGGCCGGCGGCGACCTCGCCGGCCAGGCGGCCGAGGACGAGGTGTGCGACGAAGTCACCGCCCGGATGGACGCGTTGGGACGGACGGGCGAGGGACGGCTGGCCGGAGTGCTCGCCGCCGTACTGCACCGCGCGCCGCGCGCCCGGATCGCGGCGCGGCTCTCGGCGGGACCGCTCGGCATGGGGCTCGCGCGGCGGGTCTCGGACCTGGTGGGGCTCTACCCGTACCTCCAGCGGCCGTTCCCCGACGCGGAGCGGCGGGCCGGACTGGTACGGATGGCCGTCGCGGCCGATCCGGGGGTGCTGCACGCCCTCGCCGCCGTGACGGCCGGGGACGCGCAGGCCCGCGAGTGCGTGGAGTGGTCCCTCCTGTACGCCGAGGAGGCGGGGCTGCTCGGCCCCGACCCGCTCGGCCCGCTGCGCGCGGACCTCCGGGAGCGGCTGGCCGGGCTCGGTCCGGACGCGGCCGACCGCTGCTGGGCCGAGGCGCGGCGGGCCTTCGCGCAGGGCCGGATCACCACCGCCGAGGAGGCGGTGGCGGCGACCTGGCGCTGGCGTGAGGGAACGTTTCCGCGGCTGGTGCAGCTGTGCGGCCCCTCGGGCAGCGGCAAGAGCACCTTCGGCCGCGCCCTGCCCGGTGTGGACGCCTGCGTCAGCCTCGACGACCTGCGGGCGGCCCGGGGCTCGCGCGCGGACCAGCGGGCGAACGCGGAGGTGCTGAGCGAGGGCCTCGACCGGCTCGACGCCGCCCTGGCCCGCGGGGGCACCGTCGTGTGGGACGCCACCTCGCTCACCGATCAGCAGCGCGGCCTGGCGGGCTCGGTAGCCCGCCGCCACGACGCGCTGGTCACCCATGCCGTCGTCCTGGTGGACGAGGAGGAGCTGCGCCGGCGCAACGCCGTGCGCCCGCATCCGGTTCCGTCCGAGGTGCTGGAGTCGCAGCTGCACCGGTTCAGCCCGCCGTATCCCGGTCAGGCGCACCGGACCTGGTACATCGGCGCGGGCGGGACCGTCGAGGACACGGCCGGCACCCTGGCCGCGCCGGGCGGGGAGCTGTGA
- a CDS encoding GNAT family N-acetyltransferase, with translation MGLEDLRVGGTLAGILDAAAHGRFPPPDGGTTVVPQPGRRDAGVIAFTAHSVVFTDEDPRWVRSTLAAVECDGLAATMNPRFLAALLDRTGRTTDTIDLLTVAGPLPGEPPVELRELADPDHPRVRRALGRRDDVRVWAADGGVLVLGRGVAGRWETAVEVDEEARHRGLGRELARAARHLVPDRQPVWSQQATGNARSIRAFQAAGFRPVGAEALMLAPPRPAGPPPAP, from the coding sequence ATGGGACTTGAAGACCTCCGCGTCGGCGGCACGCTGGCCGGGATCCTGGACGCAGCCGCCCACGGGCGCTTCCCGCCGCCCGACGGCGGGACGACCGTGGTGCCCCAGCCCGGCCGGCGCGACGCGGGTGTCATCGCCTTCACCGCCCATTCCGTGGTGTTCACCGACGAGGACCCGCGATGGGTGCGCTCCACCCTCGCCGCCGTCGAGTGCGACGGCCTCGCCGCCACCATGAACCCCCGCTTCCTGGCGGCGCTGCTGGACCGTACGGGGCGCACCACCGACACGATCGACCTGCTCACCGTCGCGGGCCCGCTGCCCGGCGAACCCCCGGTGGAGCTCCGCGAGCTCGCCGACCCCGACCACCCCCGGGTGCGGCGCGCCCTGGGCCGGCGCGACGACGTACGGGTATGGGCGGCCGACGGGGGAGTCCTCGTCCTCGGCCGGGGCGTCGCGGGCCGCTGGGAGACGGCTGTCGAGGTCGACGAGGAGGCCCGCCACCGGGGGCTGGGCCGGGAGCTGGCCCGAGCGGCCCGGCACCTCGTCCCCGACCGGCAGCCGGTCTGGTCCCAGCAGGCCACCGGGAACGCCCGCAGCATCCGCGCCTTCCAGGCAGCCGGTTTCCGGCCGGTCGGCGCCGAAGCCCTGATGCTGGCGCCCCCGCGGCCCGCCGGCCCGCCGCCCGCACCCTGA